Proteins encoded within one genomic window of Candidatus Binatia bacterium:
- a CDS encoding ATP-binding protein gives MPLSSAWIPAAALAAGAGLLATTLLARRPRADRSRTLAAPASLPSEPAHPAPDEPGPARECASLPEAGERHRIETERQHALSLLEATLESTNDGVLVVDRNGKIVRFNERFVHLWRIPADIIRSRNDDRALETVLAQLENPEAFLARVRQLYANPGAESHDVLRFKDGRVFERLSRPQRLRGEVVGRVWTFRDVTDRERALAEQRLAAAREATIARNLDSALFTFTLGEDLRVEEYQYFSLGAEGLFGVPLDDLLGDPGFWDARIHHDDRENVVLPALRGLLRLEPAMIEFRYESSKEIFRWHRSRFVPRREADGRVHVDAIETDVTERVGLEEQLRHAQKLEAVGQLAGGIAHDFNNILTVVIGYADLLLTRLKPDDPNRRAVEEIHKGGDRAASLTRQLLAFSRRSPAQPRLVDLGASIRDLMPMLQRLAGEDIGFDLDVTPGLGPVRVDPSQLEQVIVNLVVNARDAMPDGGTLRIAVDRAEVATAQVLAEPDLVAGSYVRLRVADTGSGIDTEALEHIFEPFFTTKGPGRGTGLGLATVYGIVRQHRGRVSASNRDPGAEFEILLPELRAEGAASPAPARPAGLPEGRESVLLVEDDPALLTLGREVLTELGYRVHAAPGGREALRLFEEGRPAIDILVTDVVMPGMGGRELAGRITAERPDLPVLYVSGYTRDAVLREAISGAADGSGIAFLEKPYTALILARRVRETLDARRNAATA, from the coding sequence GTGCCCCTTTCCTCCGCATGGATCCCGGCCGCCGCCCTGGCCGCCGGCGCCGGACTGCTGGCGACGACGCTATTGGCGCGCCGTCCTCGCGCCGATCGCTCCCGGACCCTCGCCGCGCCCGCTTCCCTCCCTTCCGAGCCGGCCCATCCGGCTCCGGATGAGCCGGGGCCCGCCCGGGAATGCGCGAGCCTGCCCGAGGCCGGCGAGCGCCACCGGATCGAGACCGAGCGCCAGCACGCGCTCTCCCTTCTCGAGGCCACGCTGGAGTCCACGAACGACGGGGTGCTGGTCGTGGACCGGAACGGGAAGATCGTCCGCTTCAACGAGCGCTTCGTGCACCTCTGGCGCATCCCCGCCGACATCATCCGGAGCCGCAACGACGACCGCGCGCTGGAGACGGTGCTCGCCCAGCTGGAGAACCCGGAGGCATTCCTCGCGCGCGTCCGGCAGCTCTACGCCAACCCCGGCGCCGAGAGCCACGACGTGCTCCGCTTCAAGGACGGCCGGGTGTTCGAGCGCCTCTCGAGGCCGCAGCGGCTCCGCGGCGAGGTGGTGGGGCGGGTCTGGACCTTCCGTGACGTGACCGACCGCGAGCGGGCGCTGGCTGAGCAGCGGCTCGCGGCCGCGCGCGAGGCGACGATCGCGCGAAACCTGGACTCGGCGCTCTTCACCTTCACGCTCGGCGAAGACCTGCGCGTCGAGGAGTACCAGTACTTCTCGCTCGGCGCCGAGGGGCTGTTCGGCGTGCCGCTGGACGATCTGCTGGGCGACCCAGGCTTCTGGGACGCGCGCATCCACCATGACGACCGGGAGAACGTGGTCCTTCCGGCGCTCCGCGGCCTGCTCCGCCTCGAGCCGGCGATGATCGAGTTCCGCTACGAGTCCTCGAAGGAGATCTTCCGCTGGCACCGGAGCCGCTTCGTGCCGCGCCGCGAAGCCGACGGACGCGTGCACGTGGACGCGATCGAGACCGACGTCACGGAGCGGGTGGGCCTGGAGGAGCAGCTCCGGCACGCCCAGAAGCTCGAGGCCGTGGGCCAGCTCGCCGGAGGAATCGCGCACGACTTCAACAACATCCTGACCGTGGTGATCGGGTACGCCGACCTGCTTCTCACGCGCCTCAAGCCGGACGACCCGAACCGCCGCGCCGTGGAGGAGATCCACAAAGGGGGCGACCGCGCCGCCTCGCTCACGCGGCAGCTCCTCGCCTTCAGCCGGCGGAGCCCGGCACAGCCGCGGCTGGTGGACCTCGGCGCCTCGATCCGGGACCTGATGCCGATGCTGCAGCGCCTCGCGGGCGAGGACATCGGCTTCGACCTGGATGTGACGCCGGGACTGGGCCCGGTGCGGGTCGACCCCTCGCAGCTCGAGCAGGTGATCGTGAACCTGGTGGTGAACGCGCGCGACGCGATGCCCGACGGCGGGACGCTTCGGATCGCGGTGGACCGGGCCGAGGTGGCGACGGCGCAGGTGCTGGCCGAGCCCGACCTGGTCGCCGGCTCCTACGTCCGCCTGCGCGTGGCCGACACCGGGAGCGGGATCGATACCGAGGCGCTCGAGCACATCTTCGAGCCGTTCTTCACGACGAAGGGTCCCGGCCGTGGCACCGGACTGGGGCTGGCCACGGTCTACGGCATCGTGCGCCAGCATCGGGGCCGCGTGAGCGCCTCGAACCGGGACCCGGGGGCCGAGTTCGAGATCCTGCTCCCCGAGCTTCGGGCGGAGGGCGCGGCCTCGCCGGCTCCGGCGCGCCCCGCCGGCCTTCCCGAGGGGCGCGAGTCGGTGCTCCTCGTCGAGGACGACCCGGCGCTCCTCACCCTGGGGCGCGAGGTCCTCACGGAGCTGGGATACCGCGTGCACGCCGCACCCGGCGGGCGGGAGGCCCTTCGCCTCTTCGAGGAGGGGCGCCCCGCGATCGACATCCTGGTGACCGACGTGGTGATGCCGGGGATGGGAGGGCGCGAGCTGGCCGGGAGGATCACGGCCGAGCGCCCCGACCTTCCCGTGCTCTACGTCTCGGGGTACACGCGCGACGCCGTGCTGCGGGAGGCGATCTCGGGCGCCGCCGACGGCTCGGGCATCGCGTTCCTCGAAAAGCCCTACACCGCGCTCATCCTGGCGCGGCGCGTCCGCGAGACGCTGGACGCGAGAAGGAACGCGGCGACGGCGTAG
- a CDS encoding NAD-dependent epimerase/dehydratase family protein: MRIPYLPERILLTGSTGTVGRLIAPDLAGFRAPLRLLARRGALPGEPPPPAGAELRVGDLGRPASLRGIADGCDVVVHAAERTGFVRFDRERQRRINVGGTESLLREAQSAGVKAFVLMGYTGTVQERSDRSGDVDEETPPEGAYESDYVRMKTEAEALVLEANGAGGMRTLVVSPGVLLAPGVETILGGLIALYVAGELPYRILDDVWLAMSDGRDLGRFVAAAIGRGHGGRRYFATSSCIRLGDLYGRLAELSGIAPPRRRLPDLLVEELGLLTPVLPPHSFLRQLVLPRELVLHLRRLAPLRNPKTLGDLGVAPTPVETTLADAVRSREAVSREGTAG; this comes from the coding sequence ATGCGAATTCCCTATCTCCCCGAACGCATCCTTCTCACGGGATCGACCGGCACCGTCGGGCGACTGATCGCCCCCGACCTGGCCGGATTCCGCGCGCCCCTGCGTCTCCTGGCGCGCCGCGGCGCCCTCCCGGGCGAGCCGCCGCCTCCGGCCGGGGCCGAGCTGCGGGTCGGCGACCTCGGGCGCCCCGCGTCGCTGCGGGGCATCGCCGATGGCTGCGACGTGGTCGTGCACGCGGCGGAGCGCACCGGTTTCGTGCGCTTCGATCGCGAGCGGCAGCGCCGCATCAACGTGGGCGGCACCGAGTCGCTGCTGCGCGAGGCGCAGAGCGCGGGGGTGAAGGCCTTCGTGCTGATGGGCTACACCGGCACGGTGCAGGAGCGCTCGGACCGGAGCGGCGACGTGGACGAGGAGACGCCGCCCGAGGGGGCCTACGAGTCGGACTACGTGCGCATGAAGACCGAGGCCGAGGCGCTCGTGCTGGAGGCGAACGGCGCGGGGGGGATGCGCACCCTGGTCGTGAGTCCCGGCGTGCTCCTCGCGCCCGGCGTGGAAACGATCCTCGGGGGGCTGATCGCGCTGTACGTGGCCGGGGAGCTGCCGTACCGGATCCTCGACGACGTCTGGCTCGCGATGAGCGACGGGCGCGATCTCGGCCGCTTCGTCGCGGCGGCGATCGGACGCGGGCACGGCGGCCGGAGGTATTTCGCCACGTCCAGCTGCATCCGCCTCGGGGACCTGTACGGGCGCCTCGCCGAGCTGAGCGGCATCGCCCCGCCGCGCCGGCGGCTACCCGACCTGCTGGTGGAGGAGCTCGGGCTGCTCACGCCCGTCCTCCCGCCGCATTCCTTCCTGCGCCAGCTCGTGCTCCCGCGGGAGCTGGTGCTGCACCTGCGCCGGCTGGCGCCGCTCCGGAATCCGAAGACGCTCGGCGACCTCGGCGTGGCGCCGACGCCGGTGGAGACGACCCTGGCGGACGCGGTGCGGTCGAGGGAAGCGGTCAGCCGGGAGGGAACGGCCGGGTAG